Part of the Camelus dromedarius isolate mCamDro1 chromosome 11, mCamDro1.pat, whole genome shotgun sequence genome is shown below.
CCTTCCTCATGTGTCTCAATGACCAAATACAGTGCAACTTTATCTTATTAAGTTTAAAATAACCATTTGGTTGTTGCTTCAAATTAAGTATAAACATGTAGTCATCCTCCAAGAAAGGATGCATGTATTGCTTGTAAACCTtgtattatatttcatttcatagctccatttttgtcctctttttttccacacataaatttttaattttaatgctgGATTATGGTTAAGTATATGAAGTGCATTTTTGTGACGTAGGGCACACAGTATAAAAACACAGCTGAAATGATAGTGGGATGAATAAATAGACACTCTGTAAATAATCTCCAAAAACTGACAGCATAAACTACAGCATAGCCTACTTTTCAACCTGGTGggcaatttaaattttttgacaTAAATGAAATGGTGCATGCTTCTTTTATTATCATTAACATATTAAAAAGTCGTAAGATCAAGAACATATTGTTGTCATAAAgttggctataataaaaaaagccTCCTTAGGCCAGGTTCCATGCTAGGTATTTTTCATGCTATATCACTTATCCTTAAAGCATTACAAAAAGTCagatattattatttcaattttctaaTTAAGGAAATTCAGGCCCAAAATACTTGAATAATTTCACTAAACTCGTGTAGGAGAAAAGGCTGGAATCCAAATTTGAACTGAGTCTACCTGGCTTCTTAAATGAGAACTGTCTTAGCTATTTTGCAGAGCAATCGTTATTTAATTTGAGCCAAGAGAACAGAACACTTTTGGATGGTATACTTTTACTATGCAAGCCTTCTTACTGGCCTATTTGAGGAAAAGAGTTTAAGACACCTCAAAATATCTGCAGGACTTGTATGGCAACCAGAGTCCCCACAATAGCCCAGTCTCTTCCATCATTTTCACCTCTGATTAAGCACTATTTGCAAATGTGACAACAAAGCTTGTCTCCTCGGGCTCCTGCAGCCTCTGGAGCTGCTGTCTGACAGGTTTCTGTTTCCAGATTGCCTTTGGCTTTTGACCCTGGAACCATTTATGTCTTTCCAAAGCCAGTGGCCTCTCTTGGTCATCTTGAGAATGCTTACTTACTCTCCACAGCCTTCCAGTTTTGCTTGGCAAAGCCTTCAGTTACCCACCAGCTCTGCTAGAATTAATGAACCACAACTGAATGCCATTGCTTTGGAAGCATTTGGGTAGTTATTTAAAAGGACAAAAGTTGGGGCCACCATCTGGACCTGCTCCATCAGATTCTCCAGGGTGAAGTTCGGGAATCTCTGTTTTTCAACAAGTGCTCTTTGTGATTCTGTTGTGGAGACAGGTTTGGGAATTACTGCAGAAAGGCTCATGGCTCAGGATGGCCTAAAAAGTTAAATCTCCAACCCAGCGCATGTTCCTCCCTCCTCTGACCTACTTCTGAATTCTAAATCCCGGTTAGCTTTACTAACCTTTATCCCCAGGGAAACTGCTGTTCCTCTCAATATTTGACATTTGTCATTTTATAATCTTTTGGAAGATAACCTCAGGAGTCGGTGGTGTGGGTGGATGCtggaaaaaaaaggtttataGCCTTCCTGTCCATCTTTGGGCTCTTTCTCCTTAAGGAAATTTAGCTTTTCTGTCAATAtatgaaaagcagaaaaattatTGACAATCCCTGTATCAAACACTCACACTTAACTAGAGGAGTGACTCATGAAACTTTCACAAATGAAAAGGTAATGCTAAGAAGCTTTTCAAAATCTTAGTCTCAGTTCTGAAAGGGTATAAAACTTTCTCCATTCTCTCGTCATGACAAATGCTActtagagtgaaaaataaactaaaaataggatTCTGATTGGAAAAACCTTATCTTGAATGTGCATCTGTATGACTGCCAGTGAATTTGTGCTAAGTGATAGACAGTTATGATATAATCTTTCCAAGATAGTCAAATTATAGTAAGGAAGTAATTAATttacaggaagagagagaggtagcgtttatattgaatatagtatGTAAGCATTTTTTTTACTCAAGGAGAGAAGTTTCACCTTTTTTTCATTACTTacaataatagctaccatttacaGAAGAACTTTTATGTTCCAGGAACTGTCCTAGCCCTTTTAGTTACAAAACTGATTTTACTAACATTTTTGGCAAACACTAGGTGCTAATCTCTGTTAGACACTAgagcaatataaaaataaataatacagccTATTTTCCTCTCCACCTCTCTTTCCAGCATAGTTTTTCTGTTCTGGAAACACTAATGATGTTCTGTTTTCCCGGCCATATATTGTTTAGCTAACATAAGCCATGACTCTTGTCTATCAAGTGCCATTCTAACAACCCCACAGCCCTGCCCTAactaatttggaaagaaatgagaTGAGTGACAGTGTTGGGAGAGGCAGAGTTTTGAGTTTTAATTCCCTGTTTTGTCAGTTAGTGGGCTACTTTATTTCAGCCTTGTGTAGACTCTGCCAGAGACAAAGAGAACAGAGCCAGGAACTCTAGCTGATCAAGTATATATCTAAACATTCGTTATTCATGTACCAAATCATTGAATGCATTACCTTGCATGACAACCAAGCTAAACAGAACCTTAAGGATTATCtaatgtttttaccttttctttttcttttaaattattttataggtAGGAATGTGGCATCCTGGGATTCAACTGGTTTCCTTATAGTACTCAGGATTTTATCATTACACATCACTCTCTAGCTGTTTGATGTTCGTGAAAGTCTCTAAATAGCCTCAGCAAAGAAATACGAAAGTCATGGGATACTCTGctagagaaacattttaatgtgtttaaattGTAAAGATTCtgtattttgatatatatatgtatatagaaaagaaatatattgtgCCCCAAATTATCACTTTACTACAAAAACTCTTAGCAAAAATTATGCATCTCCATTTTCATATGCATTTGCTTTTTGGTATgcgtgggtttttttaaaaaacatagttggtctatatacatttttaaattcttttcttttaaactagaTTTCACCGCTGTATGGTCATATAAACATCAGTATTGATATTTACAAGTTTCTCACACAAAAAAACCTTGGAACTTACCTAATAATTCCCCTATTATTGGGTTTTCAATTTGCTATTGTCCATAAAACTATGATAAATACCTAAATGCATGCAATTTCacaaattttggaatattttcttgcCATTTATTATGAACAATAGGAGTACTGACTGAAAGATGCAAATAATTGAGAGTTGTTATTAGATAACCACTATTTCCAAATTACTTTCTAATTTTAGTTATAGCAATCGCCTAAGTAAACCTAGGTGATTCTCAGGCCATTTCATTTACAGTTTAACACTTGAACAACATGTGGGTCAGGGGCACTGACCCCCCCAGAACTGAATGTGTATAACTTCCCAGTCTGCTCTCTGCTATCCACagttccacatcctcagattcaaccaaccacgggcCACaagttatgtatttattttaaaaatctgcttgtAATGCAGTGGGCCCATGTAATTAAAACgcatgctgttcaagggtcaactgtatttaattttcaaaagacgGAGTTCTTCAGTAATCCAAATGGTGGGGCCATTCTAACAGCATACATTCTAATAGTGTCAAGAAGCATAAGAACAAACTACTTGAAAGCCCGATACAAGTCAAAGGCACGGATATGTTTAGTAGCCGTGATGGCtagttttttaatctctttgtctttttgctcTTCTGTCTGACTGTTGTCTGGAATCTTGTGGCTTTAAATGCTCTAACTTGACTAATGACCCAATACCAGACATTCTGTTTGTATGTATCTTACTGTCATGGTCATTACAAATATTAGTTATACTTCATAGACTCTGTCCTACATAAATGAGTAGAAATGTTAGACTTCCTCACATTCACATTTTCTTAGATCACAGTATTTTtgatcagagaaaatatttttcagggGTAAAATATGCAGCCAAATCAATGGAATGGTATAGACACTCCCAAAATAGATCCCAAACACACGTCAGAGATTGGTTCACAAAAAAATGGTGGGAAAATAAAGTCAATGGTATTACTTATACGTATGAAATGTAGGGAGAGATTTAGTAGCCCTCTGTAAAAATATATCTGATATTTCTActtaggaaaaatatatttaaattgcttttttaaatatcaaGGTAATCATTTCGTTTTTTTACTTCCTGAAATGAAACTATTAATTATGGAACTTACGAATTGTGATTAGCAGTTTCAACAGTGGTTGGAAACACAAGTTAATTCTAGAGTAACAAAATGACTATTGTGTGTTTTCTCTGACTATTGCAATAACACTGGTCAAGACAATAGCGTTAACTCATTTCTGTGTGTTATTACTGAACATTACATACAACCTTTTAATTGAGTAATTTCATGGTCATTTATAGAATAAGCAGAtgagtttcctcattttttcaaatgatttagTTATTAAAGACAGTCAAAATTAAAGGCCTGTTTTGAGAAAGTAAGTGTAGTGACAAACTGAGTAATAGCAGGAGAGATTTACACTTgagtatttttacattaaaatggaTTTCATTCTAGAAAGCAAGTTACCAGGCCATAAAACCAGTCATCCATGATAAAAGTGAGGACAATCTTTCCTGACAGTTGAGACAAATGTGTACGAAACCTAACAAAAAATTTCATTAGATCTTTTttgctatatatgtatattgtcaTGAAATAATACCTGATCTTAAACTTGTGTGAGTTAGCTCAGCAGTTAATATAATTTCAACTGAtacaataaatgtatttttaatctaGCCAAGGAACACACCCAGAAAGACAAACAGTATCACATGAAAGTACACCACTATTCCTTTTATTATTCTGGATTAGTTACACTTGAAGAAATTAGACATACTTTATGTTTGTCACATCAGGTTATGAAACCAATTAGGTAGCATGAAAAGAAATAGCCTAATGTTTCAAAGAAATCTAGACCAGATTAAAAGGTATTCCTTTTGTCactagaaaaatacattttaaataaaacaataatcctgctttgaaaaattataaaatgtagctacagaaatatattttctcctgttcagcagatgtttaaataaatagaaaaataaaattttaatggattAGAATAGCTTCTACACACTAATGGAggccatttatttatatttttaattaaaaagagaaggtaaaataaagattTGATTTAGGATATTCTGAAGTATTTTGTGTGTCTACCACTAAAAATCCAACTTTAGAAAACCGATTTTTTCTCTAACATGCAAGGGATGCAGAGGAAAATACCATAATTTAGCCATTGAGGGGCTTCAAAAGGTACAATATTTCCATTGCCTTAAATCAGTGACtctatgaattaaaaataaaacagaaaattgaaaCCACATTAAATTGTTTTCATAATAACAGGAAGATTTAGTGCTTCCCCCAAAGAATTTATAAGTAGAGTTGCTATGAATGTTTTAAGTCTGCTAAAGTgcatatttatgtataaaatgcACAAGCATCATTTACCgtgtttgaaaatcattttttttaacagattacAATCTTCTAAAATTTAGCAATTCAACTCAAAAATTGAGTAGGGACAAAGAGGGTGATTGGAGGGAGTAAGGTTAACAAGATAGAAGACAAAGTAATAAGATAAGCAATAATACATTGAGGGAGGGGATTTAGATAagcatgtaaataaaaataagctaagccaggatataaattCTCCTCTCTGAGAAATACACCTAAAATATTTGTGGGTTCAGAGATAAGACATTACAACTCATTGTATCGAATGATACATGTTTCATAGAAAGAGGTAACATGTTAAAAAGCCTGAAATGGGTGGGATTTCAGGTTATAGCAGATCAAGGTAAAAGCAGACATTTCACGTGGGAGGATGAACAAGGCACAGTCTGTGAAAAATCTAAGTCTTgttacaggaagaaagaaaagtcaccTGTGTGTGGCTTGCTACTTTCTAGCTGCATAGAGCAATTTCATAGTTAACCTGTGAGGTTACtcaatttataaacattttattataaagctTCTACAAGTAATTAAAACATTAAGTTttgaatttataatataaattctCACAATTTGATTAAAGAATAGCTCAGTATTCAGAGATGAGGACATcgtattttagtatttttatttgtattaatataTTACTCTAAATTAGAGATTCATCATGGTTAACTTTTGATTTAATATTGCAATGAATCAAAAGCACAAATACATTTGGATAAGTAGAGAACACACAGAAATCTCCTCATGTGAACTTCGAACTCAATCATCTTTCTGATAAATTTTTAACATCATTTACTGTAAAAATATAGGAGAATTGGCCCTTAGAATGCATCGCTGTGCTTAACTACATAAAAGCACAcattaattcagtttttaaagtgaaatgatCTGTCTAGTTCTGTTTCTTATCAGAACTTCTTTTGAATTCGGATAATTGATCAATTTACATAGCAGATAACaatgttcttttcattattttctcactAAAGAGTAATCCAAAGAGATtacattcattttagaaaaacatcACAAATGGCTTATCATTGATGATGATTTTCTGAATTTAATCCCCAGCAGTGAACAATAAATATGTCAATTGCTTACCATATTGCTGAGTGATTTAATGGGATATTAGGCAAATAAACTTCCCTTTCTCAGGCGATTATTCAATTgccctgttatttctttttaactaaaCCCATCATAGCATTATTATTTACTCTCTATCACTGTACTTTCCCTGGAGTAGAAATTCCTACTTTTCTTAACTTCCAACTTCAAATAAGGCCTTCAGCAATATCTTGGTATGAAAAATGGCAACATTAGATGCTTCCCAAAAGTGAAGTATTAAGACAATTCTAAATATCTTCCCAAAGATTGGTGAAAAGTCTGGGGGaatggagaaatttaaaaacagattaagaaactgagttAAAACATGCACTGCCGTAAACATAAGagtaaaagggaagaaatgagaaaTACTGGGAATCTTAACTGATACCCACATGTGAAAactaagtaaaataatatttctacttaCATGTGCACTGACATATAGGAAATGTGtcagctaaagaaaaaaattagcgGCAAGTGTATTCATTTAACAGTagaataaaacaattaaattgtTTTCAGTATGATTATACCATGGGTTCGCTGGCAAGAagcaaagaagggaaaggagagaagaaagagaaggagggagacagaaacttcctaaaaacaacaaaattgaaACCGAGCCCCATCTGGCACTGTAATGACTGTCAGTTCAGATGGGATCTAAATAGTCTGTTCAATTTGTTGGATATTTACTATCGTGCTCGAAGATTGGGTAGCAGGTCGAGCCAGcacttttttatttcagtttgcaTCTTAAACAAAGTACTACAAAGACAATCTAAATTACAGCATAGCAGAACAAAAGAGTTTTGACCATATTAGTTCTCCATTTGTTCAGAGACAAAATGCTCATACTTATGGCACGTCGAACTCTATTTTATACCCACACAAAGGACCCCAAGTTGCATCCCTTCAACTTTTGTGAATAGGGCATAATTACACAGGACGATGACCcagtgatttttctctgtaaCCCACACTATCATCTCACTCAAAGAATGAACCTGCACAGACTGCTGGTTTGATCCAAAGCTTCGAATGGCAGATAGAGAAAACACATGCACATCTCTAAATAATTTTAGGCTTCGTTAGAAAAGTTGCTGTTTCATGCTGCACCCCCTTCTTCATCTGTAACCCTGTCTGATCCACTTGTGCATGTCCCAAGAGCAACCTTTCCTACCTCCTGTCACCTAGGCCTAAACAGGTAGAGGAGTTCCGCAGGTAACAGAGATGGTATACATTCTAAGTATCAGTGAAAAGAACCAAGATCGGAATTAATAACAGTTACAATATAATAGCTGTCATGTACTTTACAGATTGTAAAATTCCAATGATACAGTCAAAAATATATTAcagcacattttaattttatttgttcacGTGTAGAGTTTCAATATATCAATTGTCTAATATTAAGAATTAGTTTGAAGTTTGCACAAATCATTTCTCATAGAAGCTATGGGCGATTATAATTCCCATCAAACTATTTCTCTGTTGTACACCTGCAAGCTATTTGTGCCGAACTCCTAATAAACAGTTCATTGTTTGAACTTGTAATAATTAGGTCACGTTGGAAGTCTTAACTCAAAACGAAACTTACAAATTTCTCTAGTTTTTATTAACTACTGAATACTTTAATATGCTTTACGTTTTTTTCCGAgtataatatttgaaataaagtttCCTATTAAATTAAACAAACACGAACGACATTAAAGTAGGTCAGAAAGAAGCCTTTCAAATTATGTTGACAACAGCACCACATCTCCTACAGCTGTTTCTGAGTCCTGACTGTGGTTAGAGCTGATACCAGTGTCCGAGTCTGTGTCATTTGTATACATGTTAAATAATCGTTGAGTAAAAGGAGAAGCCTCCCCACTGCTGGTGGGGACCTCAGATTCCTTCCCTCGGTTTTCCTTTAGCTGGCACTCATCTTTCTCGCTAATATGAAGTGAGCTGAACTCCTTGGCCAGGAGCTCATATTCCTTAGCTTTCATCTGAAGCAGTGAGTCACTGTATCTAATCTCTTTCTGGATGCCACTCAAGTGAGAGTGGATTTTCAAACCAGCTTTCATGCTGTTCTCCAAATCACACTTAACGCTTTCTAAATTAGGGCCTTCAAGTTCACTTGCAGCCGCCCCTTCTGCATCTTCATTTATCTCAGTGCAAACACTTTTCACCTCTTCTTCTATTTCGGTGGAGAGCTTATCAATGAGCTTCCTGTAATAGGTCAGTCGTTCCTCCAGCTGTACCATTCCATCACTTTCACTCAGGTCTTCCAGAATCTGGTTTTCATCATACTGCAGGTCTAGCTTTTGCTCAACTTCACTGAAGCTGGGCATTAAATATGCATCCTGGACAtaattttctccatcattttctACCCGGTCACGGTGGAACTTAGCTTCACACTTTTCAATTTCC
Proteins encoded:
- the RASSF9 gene encoding ras association domain-containing protein 9 codes for the protein MAPFGRNLLKTRHKNRSPTKDMDSEEKEIVVWVCQEEKIVCGLTKRTTSADVIQALLEEHETTFGEKRFLLGKPSDYCIIEKWRGSERVLPPLTRILKLWKAWGDEQPNMQFVLVKTDAFLPVPLWRTAEAKLVQNTEKPWELSPANYMKTLPPDKQKRIVRKTFRKLAKIKQDTVSHDRDSMETLVHLIISQDHTIHQQVKRMRELDLEIEKCEAKFHRDRVENDGENYVQDAYLMPSFSEVEQKLDLQYDENQILEDLSESDGMVQLEERLTYYRKLIDKLSTEIEEEVKSVCTEINEDAEGAAASELEGPNLESVKCDLENSMKAGLKIHSHLSGIQKEIRYSDSLLQMKAKEYELLAKEFSSLHISEKDECQLKENRGKESEVPTSSGEASPFTQRLFNMYTNDTDSDTGISSNHSQDSETAVGDVVLLST